A genomic window from bacterium includes:
- a CDS encoding PDZ domain-containing protein: MKTFLLFALCLSLSPAAVLVESAPSPVALSYTVELPDHYDSTKAYPLIVALHGYGDRMSAYVGTSAQFCPEGAIGLYPESPFPFEGDNGLGWTWWLWADSASGMSQQSTKQLSIDWILSCLDMVESRYAVDKRAVFLYGFSQGGMLTYEIGVRYPERFRGLIPAGGLLDFKLDSLYKFDTACRHVPLRALHGAYDDVVDFKADVASNETLRNRGMPAELLRYPAKHELTKEMMEDAHDFVEACLPSAHHQEPPIPQAPYGALRAETSLDERAKLIYELGAKRVTGSESTLTALMKDRSAPGVLRQTAYSALIKLATPTAWQATKAAPKVVCADRLVAGANGEKAGLKPDDVIISYNGKAVKKTSDLRDAISAVKPDVKDVAMVIERQGKRLTLHLPPGRVGVYLSERVK, translated from the coding sequence ATGAAGACTTTCTTGCTGTTTGCTCTTTGCCTGTCGCTAAGCCCTGCCGCCGTGCTGGTCGAATCCGCCCCGTCTCCGGTCGCACTGAGTTACACCGTCGAGCTCCCCGACCACTACGACTCGACCAAGGCCTACCCGCTTATCGTAGCGCTTCATGGCTACGGCGACCGCATGTCGGCCTATGTCGGCACGTCAGCCCAGTTCTGCCCTGAAGGCGCAATCGGCCTCTACCCCGAGAGTCCGTTTCCCTTCGAGGGCGACAACGGGCTGGGCTGGACCTGGTGGCTCTGGGCCGACTCCGCGTCAGGTATGTCCCAGCAGTCCACCAAGCAGCTGAGCATCGACTGGATCCTCTCCTGCCTAGACATGGTCGAGTCCAGGTACGCGGTCGACAAGCGCGCTGTGTTCCTTTACGGCTTCTCGCAGGGCGGCATGCTCACCTATGAAATCGGCGTCCGCTATCCCGAGCGCTTCCGAGGGTTGATACCGGCCGGCGGCCTGCTCGACTTCAAGCTCGACTCCCTGTACAAGTTCGACACGGCCTGCCGGCACGTGCCGCTCCGCGCCCTGCACGGCGCTTACGATGACGTCGTCGACTTCAAGGCCGACGTCGCCTCAAACGAAACCCTGCGGAACCGAGGAATGCCGGCCGAACTCCTCCGCTACCCGGCTAAGCACGAGCTGACCAAAGAGATGATGGAGGACGCCCACGACTTCGTTGAGGCCTGCCTCCCCTCTGCCCATCACCAGGAGCCGCCCATCCCGCAGGCCCCGTACGGTGCGCTGCGGGCCGAAACGTCTTTGGATGAGCGGGCCAAGCTCATCTACGAACTCGGCGCAAAGCGGGTTACCGGCAGTGAGTCAACACTGACTGCCCTGATGAAAGACCGCTCGGCTCCTGGCGTGCTGCGCCAGACCGCGTACTCAGCCCTCATCAAACTCGCCACACCGACAGCGTGGCAAGCGACCAAGGCTGCGCCGAAAGTTGTCTGCGCCGACCGCCTCGTGGCGGGAGCCAACGGTGAGAAGGCCGGGCTCAAGCCTGATGACGTGATTATCAGCTACAACGGCAAGGCGGTAAAGAAGACGAGTGACCTTCGCGACGCCATCAGTGCCGTCAAACCCGACGTGAAAGATGTCGCGATGGTAATCGAACGCCAGGGCAAACGACTCACTCTACACCTGCCGCCCGGCCGCGTCGGCGTCTACCTCTCCGAGCGCGTGAAGTAG
- a CDS encoding type II toxin-antitoxin system RelE/ParE family toxin yields MRRAQKELGQVSSPTFERVCDAVRALGSDPRPPGCRKLVGRDGWRIRAGDYRVIYEIDDAARTVLVLHVGHRRDIYS; encoded by the coding sequence CTGCGCCGGGCGCAGAAGGAACTCGGTCAGGTCTCCTCTCCCACATTCGAACGAGTCTGTGACGCAGTCCGCGCGCTAGGCTCGGACCCGCGCCCGCCCGGCTGCCGCAAACTCGTCGGTCGCGACGGCTGGCGAATCAGGGCCGGCGACTATCGCGTCATCTACGAAATAGACGACGCGGCCCGCACGGTACTGGTTCTTCACGTCGGTCATCGTCGGGACATCTACTCCTAG
- a CDS encoding cation diffusion facilitator family transporter — MSVAAEYRDRIREESRITVVGMATNILLTVTKVVFGLMFNSNAIIADGLHSASDLASDIAVLWGIPAARRPADEDHHYGHSRYETIVTMVVGFLLLGAALWVAIESIATMSVKHSGPTSWLPFWAAVATLVLKEPLYWVTRRVGLKHHNASVIANAWHHRADSLAAIAAAIGIAVATAGGPRWAFVDHLTAVVLAAFLFIMGVNIVRDAMQELSDRAPDPVVADRIHQAISAINGVVGFHTCRARRSAGVIDMDVHVHVAPDITVRAGHDIATAVEEAVQRAVPEVSDVVVHVEPEE; from the coding sequence GTGAGCGTCGCAGCAGAGTACCGTGACCGCATTCGCGAGGAGTCGCGGATTACCGTCGTCGGGATGGCTACGAACATCCTGCTGACCGTCACCAAAGTGGTCTTCGGCCTGATGTTCAATTCCAATGCCATTATCGCCGACGGCCTGCATTCGGCCTCGGACCTAGCAAGCGACATCGCCGTGCTCTGGGGAATTCCGGCAGCCCGGCGGCCTGCGGATGAGGATCATCACTACGGGCACTCGCGCTATGAGACGATTGTCACGATGGTGGTCGGGTTCCTGTTGCTGGGCGCGGCGCTGTGGGTTGCCATCGAGAGCATCGCCACGATGTCGGTGAAGCACTCCGGTCCGACGTCCTGGCTTCCGTTCTGGGCAGCGGTCGCGACTCTGGTCCTGAAGGAGCCGCTGTACTGGGTCACCCGCCGAGTCGGGTTGAAGCATCACAATGCCTCGGTCATCGCCAACGCCTGGCACCATCGGGCGGATTCGCTGGCCGCCATCGCAGCCGCCATTGGTATCGCGGTGGCAACTGCCGGAGGGCCGCGCTGGGCCTTTGTCGACCACCTGACCGCGGTCGTGCTTGCCGCTTTCCTTTTCATCATGGGCGTGAACATCGTCCGCGACGCGATGCAGGAGCTTTCCGACCGGGCGCCTGACCCGGTCGTGGCCGACCGGATTCACCAGGCCATATCCGCTATCAACGGTGTTGTCGGGTTTCACACCTGCCGCGCCCGACGTTCGGCCGGCGTTATCGACATGGACGTACATGTACACGTTGCGCCGGACATCACGGTCCGGGCCGGCCATGACATCGCCACCGCCGTAGAAGAAGCGGTGCAGAGGGCGGTGCCTGAGGTATCAGACGTCGTAGTCCACGTGGAGCCGGAGGAATGA